One Cupriavidus pauculus genomic window, ATCGCATCGAACACGTCGTCGATCTCGATCACGAAGCTCGCCGCTGCCACCGGCCGCGCCGATCGCTTCATCGGCATGCACTTCTTCAACCCGGTGCCGATGATGGCACTGGTCGAGCTGATCCGCGGGCTGGCGACGAGCGACGCCACGCACGCGGCCGTGGAAGACCTCGCGAAGCGCCTCGGCAAGTATCCGATCACGGTGAAGAACAGCCCGGGCTTCGTCGTGAACCGCATTCTCTGCCCGATGATCAACGAGGCGTTCTGCGTGCTCGGCGAAGGCCTGGCATCGGCGGAAGAGATCGACGAAGGGATGAAGCTCGGCTGCAATCATCCGATCGGCCCGCTCGCGCTCGCCGACATGATCGGCCTCGACACGATGCTGGCCGTGATGGAAGTGCTGTACACCGAGTTCGCCGATCCGAAGTACCGGCCGGCGATGCTGTTGCGCGAGATGGTGGCGGCCGGGTATCTCGGCCGCAAGACCGGACGCGGGGCTTACGTGTATAGCAAGTAAGCAGCAAGTCATCGCCAGCTTGCCGAAAGCGCAAGGAAAGGCCGGGCGGGAGCCTCGACTCCACCCGGCCTTTTTTACGCCCCCCGCTTCAATCGACCTGCGCGTTGCTCTTCTTCACGACCTCGGTCCACTTGCGGACCTCGCCATCCACGAATCCCTGCAACTGCCCGGGCTCCAGGGTGTTCGCCTCCAATCCCTGCGCGGCCAGTTGCTGATGCACGGTGGGATCCTGCAGCACGTTCGACACGGTCTGCAGCAGCCTGGTGCGCGTGCCCGCATCGAGACCCGCGGGCGCCGCGAGGATAAACCATGCGGTCAG contains:
- a CDS encoding 3-hydroxybutyryl-CoA dehydrogenase translates to MQIKTVGIVGAGTMGNGIAQACAVAGLDVVMVDINDAAVQKGIATVAGSLDRLIKKEKATEADKTAALSRIQGSTAYDDLKRADIVIEAATENHELKIRILKQIDALVGDGVIIASNTSSISITKLAAATGRADRFIGMHFFNPVPMMALVELIRGLATSDATHAAVEDLAKRLGKYPITVKNSPGFVVNRILCPMINEAFCVLGEGLASAEEIDEGMKLGCNHPIGPLALADMIGLDTMLAVMEVLYTEFADPKYRPAMLLREMVAAGYLGRKTGRGAYVYSK